One window of Lepeophtheirus salmonis chromosome Z, UVic_Lsal_1.4, whole genome shotgun sequence genomic DNA carries:
- the LOC121130419 gene encoding uncharacterized protein, which yields MGIHDNCPACDINLTLTSSKFLNCLHAYCSHCLRKMENRLRFLSGQNNRSGSLNRRSSSSGNAQLGNILCPKCHTLTLLTVRYGIDKLIPSNFAYQPLSQNKLPINENILKIINQIITNIEIKIRSTQKLKIETGIRKSRFLTRIQESREYLDRFVIKANGSFDLKKLSMLKQLQKIRLRVINSLLSKITLLEQLEIDFKYLLDLGVLFKDRMMGQEETVHRLDHRRSAAPVLYHKRTDNEMEINVKKSNPENRFSLIHNSSSRSEEEPTSEDILSGSILPSFTKRFEHLINILDNTLNSFDEDPITSESLTENLRIVYLPEDYTLFEKVLCELPILIVDGNNIPIVNSQHLQDITVQFVYGNQSHLRVELEESEGLFKLRFVPPSSCWGQIIMKYVRVKRNLMITPTRIEIKPLMLDIKHNKKLKTLVI from the exons ATGGGAATACATGATAATTGTCCCGCATGTGACATTAATCTGACATTAACTAGCTCCAAGTTTCTAAATTGTCTTCATGCTTATTGCTCACACTGTCTACGAAAGATGGAGAATCGACTCCGATTCTTATCTGGACAAAACAATCGATCAGGGAGCTTAAATAGACGGAGTAGCAGCTCAGGAAACGCTCAACTAGGGAACATACTCTGTCCTAAATGTCATACGCTTACTCTTCTCACAGTACGCTACGGAATTGATAAACTCATCCCATCCAATTTTGCATACCAGCCCTTATCGCAGAATAAACTCcctataaatgaaaatatcctcaagataattaatcaaattatcaCAAATATAGAAATCAAAATCCGCTCCACgcaaaaacttaaaattgaGACGGGTATTCGGAAATCACGTTTCTTGACGAGGATCCAAGAATCAAGGGAGTATTTAGATAGATTTGTAATAAAGGCAAATGGAAGTTTTGACTTGAAAAAGCTCTCAATGCTCAAACAGCTACAAAAAATTCGATTAAGAGTAATCAATTCCCTCTTGAGCAAGATTACACTTTTGGAACAgcttgaaattgattttaaatatctgCTTGACCTTGGAGTTTTATTTAAGGATCGAATGATGGGACAAGAAGAAACTGTTCATCGGTTAGATCATCGACGCTCCGCAGCTCCTGTACTTTATCACAAAAGGACGGATAATGAGATGGAAATCAATGTGAAAAAGTCCAACCCCGAGAACCGTTTTTCTCTCATTCATAATAGTAGTTCTCGTTCAGAAGAGGAACCAACATCTGAAGACATTCTAAGTGGTTCTATTTTACCTTCATTTACAAAAAGGTTCGAGCACCTCATCAATATACTAGATAATACTTTAAATTCTTTCGACGAGGATCCCATCACCTCAGAGTCACTCACAGAAAATCTAAGAATTGTATACCTTCCTGAAGATTATACACTATTTGAAAAAGTCCTATGTGAACTACCAATATTGATTGTGGATGGAAATAATATTCCCATAGTAAACTCGCAGCATTTACAAGATATCAC GGTTCAATTCGTGTATGGAAATCAAAGCCATTTGAGAGTAGAGTTAGAAGAATCTGAAGGACTATTTAAGCTTCGTTTTGTTCCTCCGTCCTCCTGCTGGGGACAAATCATCATGAAATACGTTAGagttaaaagaaatttaatgatTACACCAACAAGGATAGAGATCAAGCCTCTTATGTTGGACATCAAACATAATAAGAAGTTAAAAACACTggtgatttaa